A genomic window from Cupriavidus metallidurans CH34 includes:
- a CDS encoding glutathione S-transferase family protein: protein MSKTTLTISSKTYSSWSLRGWLLARFAGLEFEEVLVPPDDPAARAEILLLSPSILVPCLRHEGVTVWDTMAIAEYLNEIRPKAKLLPDDLVARAHCRAICGEMHSGFAAMRAALPMNLKGHFPGLKVWSRAQADIDRITAIWAECLQRYGGPYLFGKRRTIADAMYAPVVTRFITYGVKLDAPLVEFCKTILAMPEMQEWIHAAREEPDEISELDVEF from the coding sequence ATGTCGAAGACGACGCTGACGATCAGCAGCAAGACGTATTCGTCCTGGTCACTGCGTGGATGGTTGCTGGCCCGGTTTGCGGGGCTTGAATTCGAGGAGGTGCTGGTGCCGCCGGATGACCCGGCCGCGCGGGCGGAGATCCTGCTGCTGTCGCCGTCGATCCTGGTGCCGTGCTTGCGCCATGAGGGCGTGACCGTCTGGGACACGATGGCGATTGCGGAGTACCTCAACGAGATCCGGCCAAAGGCGAAGCTGTTGCCGGACGATCTGGTCGCGCGCGCCCACTGCCGCGCGATCTGCGGCGAAATGCACTCCGGCTTTGCCGCCATGCGCGCGGCGCTGCCAATGAACCTGAAGGGGCATTTCCCGGGGCTGAAGGTCTGGTCGCGCGCGCAGGCCGATATCGACCGCATTACCGCGATCTGGGCGGAGTGCCTGCAACGCTACGGCGGTCCTTACCTGTTCGGCAAGCGCCGCACCATTGCCGATGCGATGTACGCGCCGGTGGTGACGCGTTTCATCACGTACGGCGTGAAGCTCGATGCGCCGCTAGTCGAGTTCTGCAAGACGATCCTGGCCATGCCCGAGATGCAGGAATGGATCCATGCCGCCCGCGAGGAGCCCGACGAGATCAGCGAACTCGACGTCGAGTTCTGA